The sequence below is a genomic window from Pseudorca crassidens isolate mPseCra1 chromosome 20, mPseCra1.hap1, whole genome shotgun sequence.
TGGACTTCCCTCGCTTTTTGCCCTCTGTCATCTGGAACCCGGTGGGTCtgaacttgggcaagtcccttcgcATCTTTGAGCCTTGCTTGGGCAGCAGGGCcttgaggagaggagagggtggcACCCCGTGGGCACCGGATCCATGATGGCTTGTCCCCTCTGACCCCAGATATCCAGCACCTCTTCACCAGGGCCCAGTGTGACAGCACGGTCATCGATGACCTCCTAGGGGTCAAGACCCACATGAGAGACCGGGACATAGGCCTCTTCCTGGGCCTCATAGAGAAGCGGCTGGTGGAGCTCCTGACGGTGCAGGCCTTCCTCGAAACCCAGGTTGGGGTGCAGACGGTGCAGAGGGGGGACAGGGTGCCGGGGCCTTGGAGACGGGCCTGAGCAGACCACTGGCTTCTCCACCCTCCAGAACAACCTCTCTGCCAGCTTGCCTGACGCTGCCCTCCTGGTGCTGGGCCAGAGCTCCGAGGATCTTCCCAAGAAAGTGGCCCCACCTCAGCCCCCTGACCATCTGTGAGCCAGAGGGCAAGGGTCAGGGAGCTTCCACGGGGGGCAGAGGAGACAAGGGAAGGGTGTGGGTGGGCCCCCGGGACGGAGGGTGAGTGGGGCTCGGGGCCGGGGGGAGTAGAAGATGAAGTGGGTACTTCGGGGGAATCAGGAGTAAGGGCTCCAGGGACATTCGATGGGGCCCTGGGTGGACCCGAAGGGGAAAGGGCGCTCAGAGCCCGGTGCACGGCTGAGGGTCTCAGGGCCTAGCAATGAGACGCCATCGGCCTTCTGAAGGTCGAGGAGTAGAGTCCCTTCCTGCCTTCCACCCACCTTAGTGAGGACCCCCCAGGCTTTGAGGCCAACGACGACTACCCACTGAGCGAGGGGGAGCTGCTGAGCTACGTGGTGAAGTCGGTGAGGACGGGTGCCCGCGGGAGCAGGGCGGCTCTTCCTCCTCTGGGGCCCTAACTCGCCTCCCCCGCAGCTGGAGGCCCGGGAGCAGGCGAAGGGTCAGTACCTGAAGCAGCAGGCTGAGGCCGTCACGAAGGTGGACAGCACCCCGAGCGTGACCCTCTCCAGCACCCAGGCCAGCTCCAGCCTGCCCCTGCTGCCCAAGAGCCCCAGCGCTGTCCCCGGCTCCCTCACGAGCCACAGGGCTAGCAGCATCCTGGCGTCCAGCGGAGGCCGCGCCACCAGCTCCAATGTCGGCCGTGTCAGCTTTAGGGACCCCAGCTCCAGCGCAGGCCACGCGACCTTCGGCTCCACCAGACCCGTCACCGGGGGACTTATGTCCAGCCGGGGCTCGACTGAGGGCCGAGCGATCGTCACATCCCCCAACTCTAGCAGCTACCCGGGGTCCACTGGATACTTGGGGTCCAGCAGAGGCCACGAGAGCTTTGGGGGCCCggagagcaaaggccctgagtcaGAATTGAGTGGAGGCCTCAAGTCCAGCAGAGGCCACGTCTCAAGCACTGGCCCTGCCTCTAGCACCGGCCGGGTCTCCACCACCAGCAAAGATTCCCAGAGCAAATACTAGGGGCACCCAGCCCCAACCCGGCCTCTGGCTCCTTGCAGGGCCTTCTCTGGGTCTCTGCCTCTTAATTTCCCCTATGCCTCTCCATCTTTCTCACCCAGCTCCGGGTGACCTGCCTGCACACCTGTCTGCATCTCCCCTTCACTATGTCTCTGCATCTCTTCCCATCAGCTCCCCGTCATCTGTCGCCTGGTCCCCCTCTCTGTTTCCAACCTGCCCTTCCCTTTCGGTTCCCTAATCTTCTGTTCTCTAGGCTTCCCGTTCAGTGTGTCTCTGTCCTGTCTCCATGTTTGTCTCCCCATCTCTACTCTGACCTCTCTGATTATCGCCCCCACCCCCTGTTTCGGCTTCCCCATTTCtaactccctctcctctcctccatctCCCAGGCCCTCCTCGCATCTCATGTCCTTGTCTCTGTAGCTCCTCATTCCTTGT
It includes:
- the ODAD1 gene encoding outer dynein arm-docking complex subunit 1 isoform X7 produces the protein MVSSTSAYTIREEAKAKLGMLRERAEKEVAQNDTEVQILQRQIAHLEQLHRFLELKNSDRQPDPAVVEKREQRAREVAEGLRKTSQEKLVLRYEDALKKLSQLTGESDPDLLVEKYLELEERNFAEFNFINEQNSELERLQEEIKEMQEALESGRRSEEDRRSRQEQQLAELQQRVDEVHTEAENLEARFQNFRGQLEKLKTDIQHLFTRAQCDSTVIDDLLGVKTHMRDRDIGLFLGLIEKRLVELLTVQAFLETQNNLSASLPDAALLVLGQSSEDLPKKVAPPQPPDHLEDPPGFEANDDYPLSEGELLSYVVKSLEAREQAKGQYLKQQAEAVTKVDSTPSVTLSSTQASSSLPLLPKSPSAVPGSLTSHRASSILASSGGRATSSNVGRVSFRDPSSSAGHATFGSTRPVTGGLMSSRGSTEGRAIVTSPNSSSYPGSTGYLGSSRGHESFGGPESKGPESELSGGLKSSRGHVSSTGPASSTGRVSTTSKDSQSKY
- the ODAD1 gene encoding outer dynein arm-docking complex subunit 1 isoform X5; the protein is MSGTPAQQIQEWESRIFAHGKDVKASGCILDQKVKSQRRVKILEDQLDRVTCRFDNQLVRNATLREELDLLQIERNRYLNVDHKLQKELQLLRDTVRTLMVSSTSAYTIREEAKAKLGMLRERAEKEVAQNDTEVQILQRQIAHLEQLHRFLELKNSDRQPDPAVVEKREQRAREVAEGLRKTSQEKLVLRYEDALKKLSQLTGESDPDLLVEKYLELEERNFAEFNFINEQNSELERLQEEIKEMQEALESGRRSEEDRRSRQEQQLAELQQRVDEVHTEAENLEARFQNFRGQLEKLKTDIQHLFTRAQCDSTVIDDLLGVKTHMRDRDIGLFLGLIEKRLVELLTVQAFLETQNNLSASLPDAALLVLGQSSEDLPKKVAPPQPPDHLEDPPGFEANDDYPLSEGELLSYVVKSLEAREQAKGQYLKQQAEAVTKVDSTPSVTLSSTQASSSLPLLPKSPSAVPGSLTSHRASSILASSGGRATSSNVGRVSFRDPSSSAGHATFGSTRPVTGGLMSSRGSTEGRAIVTSPNSSSYPGSTGYLGSSRGHESFGGPESKGPESELSGGLKSSRGHVSSTGPASSTGRVSTTSKDSQSKY